CCTGAACTCTTGTCTGTTTAAGCGTTCGTTATTTCTGTATCTTTATGCCGTTCGGCTTTTAGCGCTCGTTCGGtttttgtaagactgcactgttttattagcttaatgtaattaattctaattatggtaattactatattttgggatgttacatattgTCTACCAAACATGGTCTGCCACATGAAAGGCTGCTTTCCTTGTTTTATATGGAAAATAATGCAAACTTTGCAAGATGAAAGTTTCCAACGTGTAGCATACTGGAGAATTAAAGTTTATGTATGTTCTCCATTACGAAAAATTTTACCCACTTAAATTGAAATTaggttttttcaattttaattatgacacataataaattttatgtgaataaatgtatattgttaaattaaatttaacaaggATGTTATGTATGGTGAATAACAAATTaaggttattattattattattatttgaaattaattatggtAAATTTTGTTAGTCACCAAAGTGAccaaaaattttaaagttattttaatttcaaattattaatgattttatttcaattacccATTATATGGATgctaaattatgaataattaatttatgggttaattgaaaattcattattataagatattttgtaTCATCCAAAGATGATTATTTGATCTTATAATTAATGAGTATGATTGTAGATAATTTTGTATGCTCGctagatttatttatatacccAAAGGTAGTAGATGATTCTAGTTGatgcatattttaattatcaataaagaTTTACAATTATTAGCATCATTATGCTTATGTTTGTGTATTAATGGATCTCCCAAAGGAGAACACTGATATACATAGAATGATGATTAAAGTATGAATCTGTATTTATGACTCAAAGCACTAATGATTAGCATGTATTAATTACAGTCCCCGTTCCGGTATCTTTATACTCGCTCGCTACGTCTGTTCCGGTCTTTAATGGTTTAAATTTCCCTGATTGGAGTGAACAAGTCCAATTTCACTTAGGTGTATTGGATCTTGACTTGGCTCTTCAAGTTGAGAAACCGGCTGTTATCACTGATATTAGTAGCATTGAAGAGAAAGCTCATTACAAAGCTTGGGAAAGATCAAACAGACTTAGTCTAATGTTTATGAGAATGAGCATTGCAAGTAACATCAAATCTGCTATTCCGAAAACTGAAAATGCAAAAGAATTCATGAAATTTGTGGAAGAGCGCTCCCAAACTGCTGATAAGTCCCTTGCTGGGACATTGATGAGTACGTTGACCACCATGAAGTTTGACGGTTCACGTACTATGCATGAACACGTGATCGAGATGACAAATATTGCAGCAAGACTTAAGTCTTTAGGAATGAAAGTGGATGAAACGTTTCTCGTGCAGTTCATTTTGAACTCGCTACCATCTGAGTAT
This sequence is a window from Vigna angularis cultivar LongXiaoDou No.4 chromosome 2, ASM1680809v1, whole genome shotgun sequence. Protein-coding genes within it:
- the LOC108321215 gene encoding uncharacterized protein LOC108321215; this translates as MAKLQLDGSCIRMEKGSVPDANNFFKKLSPIKSTIKKELRELSLHQGIDWHVLITVPVPVSLYSLATSVPVFNGLNFPDWSEQVQFHLGVLDLDLALQVEKPAVITDISSIEEKAHYKAWERSNRLSLMFMRMSIASNIKSAIPKTENAKEFMKFVEERSQTADKSLAGTLMSTLTTMKFDGSRTMHEHVIEMTNIAARLKSLGMKVDETFLVQFILNSLPSEYGPFQMNYNTLKDK